The Cryptomeria japonica unplaced genomic scaffold, Sugi_1.0 HiC_scaffold_146, whole genome shotgun sequence genome includes a region encoding these proteins:
- the LOC131866469 gene encoding nudix hydrolase 2-like — MQNDASRFAASLKASLSQWARQVGFGYHHAEPSYVMLVHWIPQTPPTISDNASHQAGVVAFVFNEEGEVLVVQEMCGPYKDFGLWKMPTGRINQGEGIKEGAVREVQEETGINTEFVQVVGFRDGHNTPFGKSDLLFVCMLRSLSSNIVVQDTKISAAKWMAMEEFANVNGQCEGFSGIGTSSNSRKPSAFFCTALNYRHFRTKEQR, encoded by the exons ATGCAGAACGATGCTTCTCGTTTTGCAGCTTCACTCAAGGCATCACTTTCTCAATGGGCACGCCAG GTGGGATTTGGGTACCACCACGCAGAGCCTTCATATGTGATGTTAGTGCATTGGATCCCTCAAACTCCCCCCACCATCTCTGATAATGCTTCACATCAAGCGGGAGTTGTAGCTTTTGTATTCAACGAGGAGGGAGAG GTTCTAGTAGTTCAGGAAATGTGTGGCCCTTACAAAGATTTCGGGTTGTGGAAGATGCCAACAGGAAGAATTAACCAG GGGGAAGGCATTAAGGAAGGGGCCGTAAGAGAAGTTCAGGAAGAAACTGGG ATTAATACAGAATTTGTACAAGTGGTTGGGTTCAG GGATGGTCACAATACCCCTTTCGGAAAATCTGATCTACTCTTCGTGTGTATGTTGAGATCCCTTTCTTCTAATATTGTTGTGCAAGATACCAAAATTTCAGCAGCCAAG TGGATGGCGATGGAAGAATTTGCCAATGTCAACGGACAATGTGAAGGATTTTCAGGCATTGGGACATCGTCTAACTCGCGCAAACCCTCTGCTTTCTTTTGCACTGCCCTTAATTATCGGCATTTTCGAACTAAAGAACAAAGATAG